The following are encoded together in the Selenihalanaerobacter shriftii genome:
- the nuoF gene encoding NADH-quinone oxidoreductase subunit NuoF, translated as MAFYRSHVLICNGKDCVEEGAKEVERALVKELKRLELDNEIKVVDTGCLGPCEAAPVMVIYPEGVYYGNVQVEDVAEIAEEHLLKGRRVQRLLYESEEDAEIITPYQQEDVFPGEMRIVLRNCGVIDPEDIKQYIGQDGYKSLGTVLTELSQEEVINMVDESGLRGRGGAGFPAGLKWKFTNQAEGDEKYVVANADEGEPGTSKDRLIMEGDPHSLLEAMAIAGYAVGANTGYIYIRGEYQLAVSRLQTAIEQAEEMGLLGENIFDSGFDFKIKIREGAGAYVCGEETALLQSIEGERGEPQVKPPYPPNEGLWGKPTLINNVETLANIPVIMEKGAEWFSEIGTESCTGTKVFTVSGDVEKEGLIEVPMGTTLREIVEGFGGGIANGKEFKVAQTGGTSGGCIPKDLMDTPMDYDSLAEVGATLGSGALLIMDETHCIIDVAKCFMHFFEHESCGKCLPCREGNTRMYEILDRISKGEGVLADLNKLQDLADVMSNSALCGLGQAAPTPIMTTLNHFKDEYLAHITAKVCPTEVCKDLTVEQEEEYERSETA; from the coding sequence CACCAGTAATGGTTATTTATCCAGAAGGAGTTTATTATGGTAATGTACAAGTTGAAGATGTAGCTGAAATTGCTGAGGAACATCTATTAAAAGGTAGACGAGTTCAAAGGTTATTATATGAATCAGAAGAAGATGCTGAGATTATTACACCTTATCAACAAGAGGATGTATTCCCTGGTGAAATGAGAATTGTATTACGTAATTGTGGAGTCATTGATCCAGAAGATATTAAACAGTATATTGGACAAGATGGTTATAAATCATTAGGAACTGTCTTAACTGAATTAAGTCAAGAAGAAGTAATTAATATGGTAGATGAGTCGGGTCTTAGAGGGCGGGGAGGAGCTGGATTCCCTGCAGGTTTAAAGTGGAAGTTTACTAATCAAGCAGAAGGCGACGAGAAGTATGTGGTAGCTAATGCGGATGAAGGAGAACCAGGTACCTCTAAGGATCGTTTAATTATGGAAGGTGATCCTCATAGTTTATTAGAAGCTATGGCCATCGCTGGTTATGCTGTTGGAGCTAATACCGGTTATATTTATATTAGAGGTGAATATCAGCTAGCTGTTAGTAGGCTACAGACAGCTATTGAACAAGCAGAAGAAATGGGATTATTAGGAGAGAATATATTCGATTCCGGTTTTGATTTCAAGATTAAAATTAGAGAAGGAGCTGGAGCTTATGTTTGTGGAGAAGAAACTGCTTTGCTCCAGTCAATTGAAGGCGAAAGAGGAGAGCCACAGGTTAAACCTCCATACCCACCTAATGAAGGATTATGGGGTAAACCAACACTAATTAATAATGTAGAAACATTGGCTAATATCCCAGTTATTATGGAGAAAGGTGCTGAGTGGTTCAGTGAAATAGGAACTGAAAGTTGTACTGGAACTAAAGTCTTTACTGTAAGTGGAGATGTAGAAAAGGAAGGTTTAATTGAAGTTCCTATGGGTACTACTTTAAGAGAAATAGTAGAAGGCTTTGGTGGAGGTATTGCTAACGGTAAAGAGTTCAAAGTAGCTCAAACCGGTGGTACTTCTGGAGGATGTATTCCTAAAGATTTAATGGACACTCCTATGGATTATGATTCTTTAGCAGAAGTAGGAGCAACTTTAGGATCAGGAGCTTTATTGATTATGGATGAAACTCATTGTATTATAGATGTTGCTAAATGTTTTATGCATTTCTTTGAACATGAATCTTGTGGTAAGTGCTTGCCATGTAGAGAAGGTAATACTAGAATGTATGAAATCTTAGATAGAATCTCTAAAGGAGAAGGTGTTTTAGCAGACTTAAATAAGTTACAGGATTTAGCTGATGTAATGTCTAATTCTGCTCTTTGTGGTTTAGGTCAAGCAGCTCCAACTCCGATTATGACTACTTTGAATCATTTTAAAGATGAATATTTAGCTCACATTACAGCAAAAGTATGTCCTACGGAAGTCTGTAAAGATTTAACTGTAGAACAAGAAGAAGAGTATGAAAGGAGTGAGACTGCGTGA